The following proteins are encoded in a genomic region of Tenebrio molitor chromosome 7, icTenMoli1.1, whole genome shotgun sequence:
- the LOC138135011 gene encoding odorant receptor 47a-like yields MIHTIGKLLFLNIHKNELEKLLKQKSKFWKIKDFGGEIHKKCTNISDTGKTVIRYYYCLVASGCIFFDIQPFSTGALPTACYVPQGYFTALTVVLCYCNELNATFRGVFLIQFVISIASASVSVFIFMQPGAWTNRIKCVIYFLFQIIDSAFYCVPLEFAVNAASQVGDAIYKSKWYEIDVVELKKCLSLVLIRTQKAVIFSGYGIIWINLKTFVSICKTIFSFYTYLNSATKINQ; encoded by the exons ATGATACAC ACAATTGGGAAGTTACTTTTCTTGAACATCCACAAAAACGAGCTCGAGAAgctattaaaacaaaaatcaaagttttggaaaattaaagaTTTTGGCGGCGAGATACACAAAAAGTGTACAAATATATCCGACACCGGTAAAACAGTTATTCGCTATTACTACTGCTTGGTCGCATCCGGTTGTATTTTCTTTGACATTCAACCCTTCTCCACTGGGGCACTACCAACAGCATGTTACGTTCCTCAGGGCTACTTCACAGCTCTGACCGTTGTTCTCTG cTACTGCAACGAACTAAATGCGACGTTTCGAGGAGTTTTTCTCATTCAGTTTGTCATATCCATCGCATCTGCTTCTGtgtcagttttcatttttatgcaacc AGGAGCTTGGACCAACAGAATAAAAtgtgtgatttattttcttttccaaATTATTGATAGCGCTTTTTACTGTGTTCCGTTGGAATTTGCTGTAAATGCA gCAAGCCAAGTCGGTGATGCTATTTATAAATCTAAATGGTACGAGATCGACGTcgtcgaattaaaaaaatgtttaagtctTGTTTTGATCAGAACGCAGAAAGCTGTTATCTTCAGTGGTTATGGAATAATTTGGATCAATCTGAAGACTTTTGTTtca ATATGCAAGACAATATTTTCCTTCTACACTTACTTGAATTctgcaacaaaaataaatcagtaG